In Eubacteriales bacterium mix99, the DNA window CACCACATGCAAAATATGTCAAGCGAAATTAAAAATATAAAAATTAATGCAAACTTATTATACATCTTCGAGATGCTTTATGATGGAAAATCTCAGTATGCTATAGCCGAGCTTATTGGTAAGCCACAAACAACTGTAAATTATATGATTAAGCGTATGCGTACAATACTCCAGCAGCAAGTAAATCGCGAAGATCTCGCAAGATAAAAACGAGGTGGCAGTTCTATAAAAGGGCTGCCGCCTTTTCTTTACCCACTTGACAACAGTTCTCTAGTTTCAACCTATCCTAAAAACAACAGTTCTCTAAACTCGCAAAGCAAAAAGTAGTTCCCTAGTCTCAACACTACCTTTTTTTAGGTTCCGACCTAGCTAAACGAGCAAAAAATAAGGCTTCCAGCAATCGGCGATTGTTACCGAAAGTCTGAAAACCTTTGACTAAGCCATTTCTGGGCCTATTTATTTATCTCTGCGTGACATCAACACGACACACTCAACATGGCACGAGGCAAGCACCTGAATGTCTGGATTCCGTACACATTTCCGTCCGTTCGCGGGAACTGCTCTAAGCCGAAAATCGGCGCTTTTACAGGTGCTCTCCGTTTGCGGGAACTTGTCCACATGCTTTTTCTACCTATAATACGGCGGGCAGGAGGGAAGCCATCGTCTCGACCTGCTCTCCTCTGCTCAATCGGTTTATGATCAAGGCCTCAACCCAGTATGCCGTTAACTTGGTCGGCATCTTGGTCGCTTATCTTGGTCGGTCACCGATCAAGTTGCTTTTTCCTGTACCTCTGATTTCGGCTGTTAGGCTTGTCTATCAAGACCTCATCTTCGGATACAATGCCCATATGTGCTTTTAGCCCGGAAACCATGCTGTTTCTGGGCTTTTCTTCGTCTCAGAGTATAGAGCAGGATTACGTCTGTGGTCCTGTATGTATATGCTGCCGTGGCTTCTGTAGTCAAAAGCGACACCCTCCCCCCAATCTGCAATCGTTAAAAGGTATGGCTATCGTTGAAAGGTTACTCGGCGTCACCATGCTTTCTCAAGCTCTGACGCCTCGTAGGAATCCACATGTTTTCCGTCATCAAGGGAAACCATTATCAGGTTCCCATTGATGTCAATTATCGTTCCTTCTTGGCCGCGATACTTCACTCGCACATGATCACCAACTCTAAAGCCAGACGACGACTTGGCTCGGTTTGAATCTCCGAGCACACCGAGAAAAGCAAACCATCCTGATTTTTTCTTTCGTTTCTGCTTTTCGAGATTCTTGTTAATCCGGTTCAGGTTGTCCGCAAGCTGTCCCGCACTTTCCGCGAGGTCGTCGATCTGTTTCTGAAGAACTCCCGGCTGCCAGATAGCACCTTCATTCGGATCTTGCAGATTGTATCGCTTAGCGATATTTGTTATCACATCGTCCCGAATCTCGTTATTATTGAGTTCTTCCAGAACCTCCTGCGTACAAGGACCCGTTGCCGCTATCGCGAGAGTATTCAAAAGCTCCTCGTCGCCGATAAATGCAGCAAGCTCCGCAACCTGAGCATAGGTGAAGGAAAGCTGTACCTTCTCTGCCTTGCGAAGAAGGCGGCGGGCAAGAGCCTCATCTATACATTGGCAGCAATCTACAATCTCGGTGGTATCCGCATTTTGAAGGTCGGATATCTGTGAAAGTCTGGAAGAGACAGTGCTATCAGACCAGCAAAGATAACCATCGTAGAATTGTTTCCAGGTCATCATAAGCTCGCCGTCAGGCTCACTATCATTTCGCCAGCGATGTTCGTGATGGTAAACGTGTCATTCATCATAAGCATTTCCCTCTCAATTTGGTATTGGAACGGGAACATATAGCCCATTTCGCGTAAGTCCTGAAGGGTAAAGTTTCCTTTATCTTCGACAGTCATACCGGCACTTGCCAGAAGTGCATTTACTTTATCGTCTCGCACTTCATGCTTTACGATAGTGTAGCGACCCGGCTTCTCAGCTTTTAAAGCACCAATTGCTTTCATTGTTGCGATGATCTTGTCGATGGAGTGGAACAGCGTAGCGCGTTCACCCCATTCATCAAAGATCTTCTGCTTTAGTTGCTGGAGTGTAAACTCCTTTTCGAATTCGGAGAGCTTACCAATGATCCTCGATACATCTACAAATATCGGATAAGTGGCGAGGATAATACACCAGTGTGCTGCAAGCGAATTATCAGAATCCTTTTCGATAAGAGCCCGTGCCTGTGTACGTAGAGATTTCGTCTCCGGATTCTCGTAATACCATAAGTTCATCAGAATCTCTCTGGTTTTACGTAAGTTTGTAGGACTCTTGATTTCAAAGCTGAGGTATTCATTCAGCCTGTCCTTATATTCTTGTTCTGGCAGATTCTCGGATAACAGCTCGACGGCCTTATTAAGCCATGTCATCTTCAAATTTCTCGAAAGTCCGACCATCTTACCCATTGTTATCCACCGCCTTTATTTTAATAAATGGCACGATCACCTCGTCCACCGTTATGCCTCCGTGTGTCATCACCTTGTCACCTTTCGCATCAAAGGATTTCCCAATGTTGCAGATCAAGTAATCGTACTGCTTGTCAAGAAAGTACTTCGGATACTCGATCATGTCATATTGTTCCTTCATTTTCTCTTTGTCTGCAAACTTCTCCAGAACCAACATACGATGGCTCTTTGTTTCTGTCTCGACGCCAAGCTTCATCAGTCTCCCCTGACCGACGCATGGAGTATTACCGTGATCAGCTGATATATAGATATCAAAGCCTTTACTGAGTAGTTTCCGGACAAGTGTCGCGAGCTTTCCGGTACTGGACAGGTATTCCACATCACGATACATGCCAGAGCGCCCCTGCTGTTGACCATGAACCATATCATCTATGTCATTGATGATGACGCAACCACACCGAATCGTCGGCCCAAAGTCGGCATCGTATCCTCGATGATATTCAACCTGCTCTTTACGCAGGCCAAAGCTTATGGCGCAATCGGTGAATTCCTTACCCTCCTTGCTGGTACTCCACGGGCTCAAAAGCTGAAGTGGATATTTGCCGGAAACAAGGCTCTGCCGGGAAAGTGATGTGATCGTCGGAATCATGGCAAAAGCCGCAGATCGTTCGTACTTTATGTCTCCGAAGCTTCGCGACAATATGGTCCAATCAAATTCTGACATTCCGTCCATGACAATAATCACGAACTTGTCACTGTGATTATGTATGTAATCCATCGCGCCCTTGACGAGCACCGGTGTTTCCCGATCTGAAGTAATCTTTCCTGAAAGCTTGCCGAAGCCTTCAAGTATAAATTTCAAGAATGGTTCCTGTACGAACTCGGCATTCGCGTCGATCTCATAAGCTGCACAGAAGACATCAATCTCGGATTTTGTCTCCGCGACCTTGATCCAATCCCTATAGTTTTGAGCCTTTTCTGCCATAACAGAGACATCTTTGATACGCTGCTTCACGTATTTGCGAACATTGTCTCTGCCGTATACAACATTGTCTATGAATTCTTTCGTCTTTTCATACGTGCAGCAATCGTCATAGAGGCCTTTATACGCCATGCAGAGAAGATCAAAGTTCAGGTCTGCCTTTTCCCGGATGCACTGTGTCTGCAGACGCGGGAAGAGATTCATCAAAGAAATACGAAATATGTAAGAGCCACAAGCCTTCAGAACGTCATATGGTATATAAACCTTTGGCGCTGCGAGAATCAGGTACTTATCCTGGCCGCCTTTGAACTCGTCTTCCCACTCAATTCTAAAGCTCAGGTCATCTTTGTAGCGAATGATCTGGAAACCTCTGTGCTCAAACTCATCTGTATAGTGCGTCTTTTTTTCAAGGCCGTCCTCATCAATGAAGAGCATGCGTGAAGTGTGGGAAGCATAAGTTTTTTCATATACATATTGTCCGAACATTGTCACGCCTCCAATCTGACAAGGAGGCACAACCTGAATTCTGGATAGACCTCTTGTCCTTTTCTATATCGCTCCTCTACCGTTTCTTTTTCTTTTTCCAGTCGCTGCAGCCGGGATTTTCTGATGTTATCTATGCCCACATGCTCCGTAGCTTCTGTCCGCAGTTTCAGAGCATACATGTACTTGTCGTAGCTTTCCTTATTTCTTTTTAACTGCTGATCCTTTAATTCAAGAAACGAATCGTACGCAAATTCTGTGCTCAGCTTTTCGAGCTGTTGATACTCGTCTCCAGTTAGGTTCGGTACGGAACGGATAGAAAGTCGTGACGTTCCATCGAGGAATACATCCATAATCCGCTGCCCGGCCATTGGCCGCAGCACAAAATCTTTATTGACAAATACGGGAAGTATTCTCTGATCCATTTTTTCATCGGTTACAGACAGATCCCAGAGCATGAAGTAACCTTCCTCGTTCGGAAAATCCTGAATCGAAACCGACAATATCGGGGAGAATCGATCCTGAATCACGTCTGCATTGAGATGCCGCGTAATGCTCTCGTCATTGATACTGATATCCATAATGAGCCGCGGGTCCAATCCCTGCCATGCATCATAATAGGTGAGCATCTGGCGCAGAGCGGAATCCACATCAAAGTTCGATTCCTTCCCGACGAGCTTCGTCAGGTCTTTGTCTTCATGAAGCAGGCTCTTGTATTTCTGCGCGTTTTTCAGCTCCTGCCGCAGCTCCGATTCTACCGGATATAGATTCTCATCGGATTTTCTATGTGGCCTGCTGATCGAGCGCATATAGACATCAGTAAAATCAACTTCCGCGACTTCGCTATCAAGGACATCCGAATACTTATCGACGCCCATTTCTTTGAGGATCACAGAGAGCTTTTCTTCCAGCACTTCCCGTACACGGTTTTCAATCGTCTCTGTTACGATGAAATTGAAAATCTGCACATCTCGCGTCTGACCGATACGATCTACACGACCACAGCGCTGCTCGATCTTCATCGGATTCCACGGCAAATCGTAGTTGATGATGATATTCGAGAACTGTAAGTTCAGGCCTTCGCCACCGGCATCGGTAGAAATAAAGACGTTCGTATTGTCGCGGAATTCCCGAAGTGCCTCGTTACGCTCTTCGATACTCATCCGTCCATTCAGGATTGTCGCTGTATATCCCATAGTCGTTAGCAGTCGCTGGAGATATTCCTGCGTAGCCACAAATTCCGTAAAGATGATAATTTTCTGGTTTCTATCTGCGTTTAGGAGAGCGTCTATCGTATTCTCCAGCGTTTCGATTTTTACATCCGGGTGCTGGAACTCCGCCTGCTTTGCAACCGCGATAATATTCTCCAGCTCGCTGATTTCTTCTTCCATATCGAGAGACATGGCTTGAAGTGCATCCTCAACGTCATCTTCAATATCTAGCTCCGCCAGATCTTCTTCGGTAAGAGAGCCAATCTTGGTATTCTGGGTTTTCAAGATTTCAAGCCGCCGTTCGAGGCTCTGACAGATTGCTGCTGTGCTGCTTGTCACCATGCGCTGCATTATGATAAGCAGGAAAATCAGGCACATATTTTTCTTGCGGTTCCGGAGTGCCTTGTTATAGGTCTTCGAAACGTAGGACGTGACCATCTCATAGAGCTGTCTTTGATAGGTATGCCGTTCGTCCCAGGTCAGCTCGACCAGATGTGTGACACGGTTCTTAAACAGCAGATTTCCGTTATTGTCTATAGCCTCGCGCTTCTCTGTACGGATCAGGAACGGAGCAACCTGTTCCTTGACTACGGATTTTGCGTTCGGAAAGGCATCCTCGTCAAGCAGGCGGACCAGCCGTAGGAAAGGTTCGGTCTTGCCGTTGTGCGGCGTGGCTGTCAGGAGCAGCAGATATGGGCTTGCCTGCGAAAGTAGATACCCGAGCTTATATCTTGCCACTTCACCGGAAGAACCAGCAACACGATGCGCCTCATCGATGATGATCAGGTCCCAGCCGCTGTTAATGATGGAATAAATGCGCTCCTGGTTATATTGCTCGACGCGCTCCTCTGTCCACCCGGCATGTTTTTCGAGAGGCTTGATGGAATCCATCGGCGAGATGACTTGATCGTACTGCCCATAGACATCATCGCTGTCCGTAAGCCTGCGAATCGTATCGTAGTCCGACGGCAGAATCACCTGAAACTTCTCGTGGAATTTCTCCTGCATTTCCGCAGACCACTGCGTTACAAGGCCGGTCGGGCAGACCACAAGCGTCCGCCTGACCAGTCCTCTTGCTTTCAGTTCCTTGATGACCATGCCAGCCTCGATCGTTTTCCCGAGGCCGACCTCATCCGCCAGAATATAGCGGATGTTGTTTGTGGACATCACACGATTCAACACATGCAGCTGATGCGGCAGCGGAATGACACCGCTGGCAAGAGAAGTCAGGAGTCCTCCTGCAGTTTCGTTTTTAATCTTTGACAACAACGTGACATAGCGCAGATAATTCTCGTCGTAAGTATTCGAACCGGACGAATCGCTCAAGCTGTCCGCCATCACCTTATAAACAGTTCCAGTGGACGAATCAAAGACGCGATAGGATACATATCCCCACACTTCGAGGCGTTCAAGAACCTGTACACTTTTTCCCGTATTCCTGTCAAAGGCGAATTCACCTGCCTTCAGCATGCATTGCCACCTCCAAAAATATGCAGTTCAAAGCTTCACTGCACGCGGCTCAAACTGATGTCGTAGTACATCAGCAGCTTATCGTCTTCCTGAATGGTCTGCTCCGGCAGCCGCTCAGCCATGTCGACAATGGCCTGATAGTTCTTATCCTTCCAGAGCCTTGAGAAACCTACTCGGATCGCCTCGGAACGGAACAGCTTCAGTTTTCCTTTGCTGTTCATATAGCTCTCGAATTCCTTCCAGAGGTTCTTTTCACGTAGCTTAGCAACATCGCCTTCCTTTGTGCGATCTGGAATATACCAGCGGCCTTTATCATCCTGAATGAAGTTCTCGTCCAGCATGACGGACAGCTCCGGCATGTCTTCATAGCGGTCGACAGACTTCACTTCCTGCATAAACTTCGGCTGGAGTTCTGCGTACGTCTGCGGTGTATCGAGCTGCTGATAAAGCCATGCGATAGCAGATTTCTCATTCGAAACAAACAGCTCGAACTGAATCGGCTCAACATCCATCTTGATGCGGGCAATATCATATTCGTTCACCTGATCTGGCAGGAAATACATGCCGTCGCGCTTCAGGAACTTCTCATCCAGTCCCTTATAGAAATCCGTCGCATCAATCGGAACCGGAATGCCGTTCATGATGTGGTA includes these proteins:
- a CDS encoding PglZ domain-containing protein; amino-acid sequence: MFGQYVYEKTYASHTSRMLFIDEDGLEKKTHYTDEFEHRGFQIIRYKDDLSFRIEWEDEFKGGQDKYLILAAPKVYIPYDVLKACGSYIFRISLMNLFPRLQTQCIREKADLNFDLLCMAYKGLYDDCCTYEKTKEFIDNVVYGRDNVRKYVKQRIKDVSVMAEKAQNYRDWIKVAETKSEIDVFCAAYEIDANAEFVQEPFLKFILEGFGKLSGKITSDRETPVLVKGAMDYIHNHSDKFVIIVMDGMSEFDWTILSRSFGDIKYERSAAFAMIPTITSLSRQSLVSGKYPLQLLSPWSTSKEGKEFTDCAISFGLRKEQVEYHRGYDADFGPTIRCGCVIINDIDDMVHGQQQGRSGMYRDVEYLSSTGKLATLVRKLLSKGFDIYISADHGNTPCVGQGRLMKLGVETETKSHRMLVLEKFADKEKMKEQYDMIEYPKYFLDKQYDYLICNIGKSFDAKGDKVMTHGGITVDEVIVPFIKIKAVDNNG
- a CDS encoding helicase-related protein yields the protein MLKAGEFAFDRNTGKSVQVLERLEVWGYVSYRVFDSSTGTVYKVMADSLSDSSGSNTYDENYLRYVTLLSKIKNETAGGLLTSLASGVIPLPHQLHVLNRVMSTNNIRYILADEVGLGKTIEAGMVIKELKARGLVRRTLVVCPTGLVTQWSAEMQEKFHEKFQVILPSDYDTIRRLTDSDDVYGQYDQVISPMDSIKPLEKHAGWTEERVEQYNQERIYSIINSGWDLIIIDEAHRVAGSSGEVARYKLGYLLSQASPYLLLLTATPHNGKTEPFLRLVRLLDEDAFPNAKSVVKEQVAPFLIRTEKREAIDNNGNLLFKNRVTHLVELTWDERHTYQRQLYEMVTSYVSKTYNKALRNRKKNMCLIFLLIIMQRMVTSSTAAICQSLERRLEILKTQNTKIGSLTEEDLAELDIEDDVEDALQAMSLDMEEEISELENIIAVAKQAEFQHPDVKIETLENTIDALLNADRNQKIIIFTEFVATQEYLQRLLTTMGYTATILNGRMSIEERNEALREFRDNTNVFISTDAGGEGLNLQFSNIIINYDLPWNPMKIEQRCGRVDRIGQTRDVQIFNFIVTETIENRVREVLEEKLSVILKEMGVDKYSDVLDSEVAEVDFTDVYMRSISRPHRKSDENLYPVESELRQELKNAQKYKSLLHEDKDLTKLVGKESNFDVDSALRQMLTYYDAWQGLDPRLIMDISINDESITRHLNADVIQDRFSPILSVSIQDFPNEEGYFMLWDLSVTDEKMDQRILPVFVNKDFVLRPMAGQRIMDVFLDGTSRLSIRSVPNLTGDEYQQLEKLSTEFAYDSFLELKDQQLKRNKESYDKYMYALKLRTEATEHVGIDNIRKSRLQRLEKEKETVEERYRKGQEVYPEFRLCLLVRLEA